The sequence below is a genomic window from Scatophagus argus isolate fScaArg1 chromosome 8, fScaArg1.pri, whole genome shotgun sequence.
GATGGCAGTTGTCCGACTGAGGGATTACTTTGGcaagaaaatgtctgtcttaAACATAATTTCTCTCACTTCTAGATCGAGGCACTGTCCAGAAAGTTATCGTTCTACCTAAGGATCCAACTAGCATGGAGGAACTGACGCTAGAGGAAGTGGAAGTTTTCCGGGTACGTCTAAATATGTGGAAAGACAACAGCACTCTTATCTCAACAATAAGTGTCATTGGTTTATCATTTTGCTGTTGATTAATTCACAGACCAGAGCTCCAGTCAAAACAATGAAGATATCTTCCAAAAGAGTAAGTAAATTCCTCGTAAAGACAAATCTGACTTGGCGATACACTTTTCAGTGCTTATGCAACAGTAGATTCCTCACAGCCACACTGagtttattttgcttgtgtCACCACAGCAACAGCTCTATGTGTCCTCGGACGCGGGGCTGACCCAGGTGTCGCTGCACCGCTGTGGTGTGTATGGCAGGGCCTGCTCTGACTGTTGTCTGGCTCGAGACCCCTACTGTGCTTGGGATGGGGAGAGCTGCTCTGCCTTCACCCCGTCCACCAAGAGGTCAGGGATGTCTCGTGTCTTCACAGTGAACTGTTTCTAGACTTTAAAGCCAGGATGTGTTCTGTCAACCTCTGATCTTTGttgcaggaggagcagaaggcAGGATGTTAAACATGGTGACCCACTGAGGCAGTGCAGAGGCTTTAATGCCAAAGGTGTGGCaagtttttagtgtttttaaaaacCACGCAAACTTGAGATTTTAGTCTGTTCTGAGCAGCTGTCACCACATCTTCTCTCTCTATCACTGCAGTGGAGAAACGTCTGAGAGAAACAGTGCAGTTTGGGGTGGAGGGCAGCAGTACCTTCCTGGAGTGTCAGCCTCGCTCTCCCCAGGCCACCGTCAAGTGGCTCTTccagagggaaggaaagaggaaattgGTGAGGAAGAACAGTTGCATTTTAGtaaattttattaaattaaagcttTTTTATTCAGGCACACAACCCCCAGTTCAACTTCAGCATGTTTTTAGAGACGaacaagatataacatgttgATTAGTGACCCTTAGAGGTGCTGCCATCTGTTCTGACAGATGaaattttttcttgtttttatgctaagctaatctaACTGCCTattggctgcagcttcatattaGTTTTTAGGGTGCCAGTTTTTTCTCGTCTAACTCTCATCTCgtcttctttttcctgtctaactctcaacaagaaagcaaataagcgtATTTCCCAAAAATGACTCCCTCAGCCTCTGTTGCATCGGCCACTTTCCCATTTTGTAATCCGTATATAAATTCAGATACGTTGTTAGCTCTCTTTGACTTTCCccctgttttgttcttttttttgaacAGCTCAACCGTGTGGGAGGTATTCTAAAGACCAACCATGGTATCCTCCTAAAGTCTCTCAACCAATCAGACGCGGGGCTCTACCACTGCCTCGCCACTGAGAACAactttaaacacacagtggCCCGTGTGGCCCTGCGCATCCTAGATCGAGACATCGTTTTAGCTCTCACCGCTCAAGATGAGGACGAAGAGCCAAAAACTCGTCAGGCGGGACCTTACGCGCAGTCCTCTCTCGTCTCCACACCCTTCCCACCTGAGATCAGACTGATTAACCAGTACTGCCAGTCCTACTGGGAACAACTCAGtcccaaacagcagcagcagcgcaaGCGCACCAGCCGCAGGCACACAGAGAGCCAGGACCAAGGCCTCGGCTAGAGGACGGGACTGATGCTGTCCAACACTGGCCTGTCTGGACTTTAAGGTGGACTTTTAGTGTCtgacatgcatgtttgtgtgtcacgTCTTTTCAACAGGCAGGTGATGCTCTCATGGTGTCGTTGAAATACCATGATGGTGGTTTTGCAAGCAGCAGCCTTGAAAAGACACGTTGTATGTCTTGTACGTTACCTGTGACCACTTCCCAAAGAATACTGTGCatattcagtttgtgtttctacTGGTAGCTCCTCCTGTTAGTTTGACACTTAAATCATCTTAGAGACATGATACTTGTTCAAGACTGATTATCTACCATTTAGATTGTTTTAAAACTTCTTTTTGCTGGTTTGTTCAggtggaaaaaaacacatgagaatCACAGTGCAAGATTGGCATTTTTAGTGCAAGAAACTAGGataaaaaggaaacacatttAAGTAGTGTGTTTCATCTTCTAAGTTTGACTTTCCATCAACATGACCTGTGAAAGCAGAGATTTTCAGCCTGCTGATTCGTCAATGGCAGATTTTTGGGTTGGTCCGTGAATGCACCAACAAAGTTTTGAAAATACACCTGGAGCATTAGCATGCAGCTAACCGGGatggaaaaataacacactCATAGTCAACATGATGAATCACATaatggtttgttgttgttttggaaaatggtagactgtgatgtaaaaataaatgaagcaggCGGTTAAAAGGCTtcaacatgcaaaaccacacaTACGGTATTTTAATTATcttgaaacaaaaatgtaatatattgattgtgaatataatatatatgttcATGATATGGTCTTTGGATTACTCTTGTATGAAGATAATACGATGAATGCAGTTGTTGCATGCATATCTGTGGTCCTTTGTTGCAAGttgtacattttactgttgttcGGTTTTCAACCTTGTGTGTAACGATGTTTGTATGGTGTAATGTATTCTGTTAAGCTAATTCCATTTGATGTTGTCATATAATGACTCCCTTACTGTCCTGTGCTCTTGTGACCTACAGTATGTGAGTGTTGAAGATATGTATAGCATACAGTGTTCTTCCAGTTATGCACTTTGTCGGTGGTGGTTTCTGAGGGAATTGGGGAATCTTTGCACAGATGTATGAGAAAATTATATAGGaacataatgtttttttaatgtacagtatgttataAAAATGGGAATGAAACTGGCTCAGATTTAGTATTGATTCTTGGTGTTCTGTCATATGCTgtatttacagatttttttaatggatGCCCAAGAAACAAGATACCATCCAACCAGAGCCACCATTCACCTTCACTGTAACGCAGTGCTGCCATGCTGATGAATCCTACACTGGAAATGTTccaacaaatacataaacaattCAGAAACTTGTTTCCTTTCAATTTCAACTCTTTTATATGGATTCATTATTACactgatttatgtttatttaaccATCCACACAGTTTCATGTACAAGTCGCGCCCCAGTTTGCAGACCTGAAGTCCCACAGCATGTAACAGCATTACAATCGAGAGGTTTGCACCACAAAGGAGAACCTCCACATCAGTCGTCCCATTCGTCTTCATCGTCGTCTTCATCACCACCCTCATCTTCACTTTCGTCTGAAAGAGAGGATAAACATACAAATAAGAGATACTGCCCCTCACATGAGACATAATTAGTGTTCTGATATTTACCAGAGGAATGGATGACTTTGCTCCTCTTCTGCATGGCCATCATGAGAGCACCAACGATGCCCTCACCCGACTCTGGTGTTGTGGGTGGAGCTGCATCAGGAGTGTCTGTCACCTGTGACACACACCAGGACAGGAGAGTGTTTGAACATTCATCTCTGTATCAAATGATGCACTGCAGCGTGATCTTGAGTACTTATGCATAGCatgtatgaaatgtttttaaagattaGGAAGTTGCTTTACATTTCTGAGCTTCTTTCCCAGTCGGATCTGATCCAGCAgagctcctctgctgtctcctcctccaaccgatggaggtgggggtgggggtgcccctccagagagaggaggaggaggagggaaatcTGAAGGAATAGAGGTTTGAGGAGGTGGGGGcggagggggtgggggaggaggtgggggaactcctcctcctcctccacccctcgGTGCAGATGGGGCAGGAGGAGACGGGAAACCCATGGGGCGCTGTTGGCctgatggaggagggggaggacgtGTGTTGTGGGAGGAGGTCGGGGATGAAGCATAAGACGACTTTGAGGAAGGTGGTGAGGGGAACTGGGAAGGTGGTGGGGGGAACTGAGAAGGTGCAgagtgtggtggtggtggcagtggAGGACCACCTCTGTTTgttggaggaggtgggggtgggaggcCTCCACGTGCTGAAGCTGGTTGTGTGGAGGGGCTTCCTCTCTGTGACTGGCCTGGGATAGGAGGCAGGGGGCCAGAGCGACCTCGAGGTGGTGGAGGGTTTGGAGCAGAATGACCAGAACCCGGCACAGGAGGCAGAGGCCCTTGTCTGccaggtggaggtggtggaggtccaGGAGCTATAATACAATGGAACAAGATGTGCATAAGAACTCAGCCTGAGCTTTAAACCATTAGGCCACTGGGAGCAGAAAGATGAATAAGGAGGAACAAAATGATGCTGTCTAACCTGTTCTGTTCACCTCCCTTTTCACCGCCTCCATTCCTCCAGACTGCTCGATGACATTATAGATGAGTTGGGAGGTCTTTTCATCCCTCATCTCAGCTTCACTGATTCCAGCCTGAGAGAGCAGTTTCCACAAGTCAGGGTCAAGGTTGTTGGGATCCCAGCCGACATGAGTAACGTgcctgacagaaagaaaagaagagacagTGTGATACAGTTACACACTTTTATGAGTAATGACATCAAGGCGACATATTCATTGGCTCAAACACTCACTTAAATCCACTGGGGGCTCCTATGTCTGCTTTGGAGAGTTTGGGGCCCTTTTTCTTGTTCTTAtcctttttatctttctttcctttgctgaTTTGCAGAATTGAGGCAGCAGCGGGTGAGGGTACCGAGCGGTAGCGTGACGACTGGATATCTGGGTTTTGGATGTCCACTGTGGCCATGTGAAAAGAACCAGGGCTACCAGGTGCTTTTGGAGGAAATACAGAGCAGATGCAGGGAGGTACATTATTACTATTTAATTTTGTGCATCATTGGTGGTAATAAAAGTTCAATGAGAGACACAGCGAGGTGAAAGAGTTTTACACACCTTTTTCTGGGGGGACTGGAGGTAGGGAACTTCTCTctacaaagacaggaaacaggataAGTGGGAAGAAATAATCTTATAGTTTGGTCCACGTGAATGCAATTATGCAGGCTTGAAGTTTATTGCAGTCTTACCGTTAGGCGGCAGGGGGCGCTGTTTCTTTTCTATCAATAacaaagagatgagagaaaCCATTTTGCGTCTCAGAACCCCAccatgacaaaatatttattaagcTAAACATACCATCAGAAACAATCACCAATTGTTCAGACAAGGAAGTAAGGCGTTGTTTATCACCTATTACTTACTGAAACAAGTAATAGGTGATACAATCCACAGGCACCTAAGAATTAGTTTATATTAAGTGCATACAAAAGTGTCTTGATGTGCAAAATGTATTATCATGTGTTTGGCATGTAAGttgaattaaattcatttttaactgtttcacttttttgaAATCATGTCAAACAACCTGTTAGCCTaagaacacataaaacacactttgtaGTTGCAAATATGGCCATGagtcaaaatgtatttgatgttCTGtaattctaaaaataaataatgacctCACTGACCTTGACTTTTTTGCCTTTGGTTGATTTTCTCCTCGACAGCATGTTGAAAAGCTTCTGCTTCCTGTTGCACAGCAAAGTTCAGCCCAACTTGACAGTCCTGCATTTTGTAAGAAATGATGCACATTAAACATTTGTGATATTTGTGGCTTAACACAAGTCACCGCAAGGCATCACTGAATAACTCCATAGTGACTTGAGTCGGCTGTTCAGAAATGAGGGTCTGCTTACATCTGCAGCAAAGGTGTGGAAAAACGGCTGTGGCGAGGAGTAAATTATTTGGTTGTAGAGCTCCTGCTCCCACACCTGCCTCCctaactgtgaaaaaaaaccaaacaaaaacaaaacaaggttaATATTTCACTAATATTTCACAGATGTGAGACGTTCACAGGACAACAGAGATTAAAGAGTAACTCTAATGAGGGCCAACATTTTCAAAAGCCACCTTGAAATTATATTATTGGCATAATATCAGAATTTCCTGAGAGGTTACCTTCAAATCAAACATCCGTATGAAGTAGGAGCGCTGAGGATTGTCTTTGACGAAGCAGACAACTCCAGTGTGCTGCAAGCTCCACATGGACGGGCTGTGAGGCAGGGCCATAAACAGCTGTGCTACCGCAGTGGCCACGGACTAAACACACAGGCGGTACATACAATGAGAAGAGATCACTACTGTGAGGACACCTGAGAGCACTTTATTGCAGTTGACATGTAAATTTGCCATTTTGTATTGAGGAGTCACTTCCTTGTCTACTGTCATTTGTTCAGATAACAATGTGAGTTGCTCATTAAAATGGGCAGCTGATGGTTTTCTTCTGTCCAGTCTGGTACAACTGTAGTGTTTATGTCAGAAGCTTTAAAACATACAGCTTCCACTCTAAAGTTGACACAGATTTGGCTCAAAGATAGAGTCTAAttctgacagcagaggaagaaatggTTCAGCCAACCATTTCCTGTTACAACTACCTCTTTTCTGTTGACCTGATGTCAGCAATTCATTTCAAAGTCCAACTACATCAGTGTACCATAGATTAATTTGAAGAAGATCAATGTCAAAGTAAGACCAGAGTACAAACGTCCCTGGCATAAAACTAATAAAAGGAAGtacatgaacaaataaaaagcagctCAGAAAAAGCGTGGAATGACACTAACGCTGGTGTTAGTGAAGTAGAAAATACAGTGCACACTCCTCAAGCAGCGGTTTAACCCTCAaatgtgctcacacacagtaCAAGCCATGATGTTTAATCAGGAAAGTCTCAAAAGTTTTACTTATTATCATCTCTGAAGCAGCCCTAACAACCTGTTCCATCTTTGAGAACTTTTCCTTTCACTATTATGCTAATCTCTGCCACCAGAAAGGAAACATGTCAGAAAGAGTAGAGCAGAATACTgttatcaaaatgaaaaatctctTCCCTGGTCAGTTCAGAACTTACAGCACACCTTCTACCCAACAGATCCTCCAACTTCTCATTCTCCGGTAGGCTCAGCAGAGAGCTCCTTATGCCCTCGGTTTTAGTTTTAGATCCACGGCTCATGATCCTCGAGCAAATCTCCCGCTTTGTGTTAAATTAATGTGTACAGCATTTGAAAAGGTGTCCTCTCTGCTTTGTCAGAATACTAAGCTCAACAGTCAAGGaagtttctcttctcttctctgttctgtGCACACATCAGCCCAAAGCCGGAAACGGCCAACCGCACTTCTC
It includes:
- the LOC124063308 gene encoding wiskott-Aldrich syndrome protein-like isoform X1, coding for MSRGSKTKTEGIRSSLLSLPENEKLEDLLGRRCASVATAVAQLFMALPHSPSMWSLQHTGVVCFVKDNPQRSYFIRMFDLKLGRQVWEQELYNQIIYSSPQPFFHTFAADDCQVGLNFAVQQEAEAFQHAVEEKINQRQKSQEKKQRPLPPNERSSLPPVPPEKAPGSPGSFHMATVDIQNPDIQSSRYRSVPSPAAASILQISKGKKDKKDKNKKKGPKLSKADIGAPSGFKHVTHVGWDPNNLDPDLWKLLSQAGISEAEMRDEKTSQLIYNVIEQSGGMEAVKREVNRTAPGPPPPPPGRQGPLPPVPGSGHSAPNPPPPRGRSGPLPPIPGQSQRGSPSTQPASARGGLPPPPPPTNRGGPPLPPPPHSAPSQFPPPPSQFPSPPSSKSSYASSPTSSHNTRPPPPPSGQQRPMGFPSPPAPSAPRGGGGGGVPPPPPPPPPPPPPQTSIPSDFPPPPPLSGGAPPPPPPSVGGGDSRGALLDQIRLGKKLRNVTDTPDAAPPTTPESGEGIVGALMMAMQKRSKVIHSSDESEDEGGDEDDDEDEWDD
- the LOC124063308 gene encoding wiskott-Aldrich syndrome protein homolog isoform X3, whose product is MALPHSPSMWSLQHTGVVCFVKDNPQRSYFIRMFDLKLGRQVWEQELYNQIIYSSPQPFFHTFAADDCQVGLNFAVQQEAEAFQHAVEEKINQRQKSQEKKQRPLPPNERSSLPPVPPEKAPGSPGSFHMATVDIQNPDIQSSRYRSVPSPAAASILQISKGKKDKKDKNKKKGPKLSKADIGAPSGFKHVTHVGWDPNNLDPDLWKLLSQAGISEAEMRDEKTSQLIYNVIEQSGGMEAVKREVNRTAPGPPPPPPGRQGPLPPVPGSGHSAPNPPPPRGRSGPLPPIPGQSQRGSPSTQPASARGGLPPPPPPTNRGGPPLPPPPHSAPSQFPPPPSQFPSPPSSKSSYASSPTSSHNTRPPPPPSGQQRPMGFPSPPAPSAPRGGGGGGVPPPPPPPPPPPPPQTSIPSDFPPPPPLSGGAPPPPPPSVGGGDSRGALLDQIRLGKKLRNVTDTPDAAPPTTPESGEGIVGALMMAMQKRSKVIHSSDESEDEGGDEDDDEDEWDD
- the LOC124063308 gene encoding wiskott-Aldrich syndrome protein-like isoform X2, which translates into the protein MSRGSKTKTEGIRSSLLSLPENEKLEDLLGRRCASVATAVAQLFMALPHSPSMWSLQHTGVVCFVKDNPQRSYFIRMFDLKLGRQVWEQELYNQIIYSSPQPFFHTFAADDCQVGLNFAVQQEAEAFQHAVEEKINQRQKSQERSSLPPVPPEKAPGSPGSFHMATVDIQNPDIQSSRYRSVPSPAAASILQISKGKKDKKDKNKKKGPKLSKADIGAPSGFKHVTHVGWDPNNLDPDLWKLLSQAGISEAEMRDEKTSQLIYNVIEQSGGMEAVKREVNRTAPGPPPPPPGRQGPLPPVPGSGHSAPNPPPPRGRSGPLPPIPGQSQRGSPSTQPASARGGLPPPPPPTNRGGPPLPPPPHSAPSQFPPPPSQFPSPPSSKSSYASSPTSSHNTRPPPPPSGQQRPMGFPSPPAPSAPRGGGGGGVPPPPPPPPPPPPPQTSIPSDFPPPPPLSGGAPPPPPPSVGGGDSRGALLDQIRLGKKLRNVTDTPDAAPPTTPESGEGIVGALMMAMQKRSKVIHSSDESEDEGGDEDDDEDEWDD